The following coding sequences lie in one Helicoverpa armigera isolate CAAS_96S chromosome 8, ASM3070526v1, whole genome shotgun sequence genomic window:
- the LOC110374731 gene encoding uncharacterized protein LOC110374731, producing the protein MKQGLLVLIAVCAVAVAMVPRNRRAVDTEEVEDKAENTTRTCAPQTPCFWAIYDQHSKVIQINLTNTYCVCGDGTVCKMIEDDSTTNALVHKCRKPSEGDLLS; encoded by the exons ATGAAGCAAGGGTTGTTGGTGTTGATCGCGGTGTGCGCTGTAGCCGTCGCCATGGTGCCTAGGAATAGG AGAGCCGTGGACACCGAAGAAGTGGAGGACAAGGCTGAGAACACCACCAGAACGTGCGCCCCTCAGACGCCCTGCTTCTGGGCCATTTACGATCAGCACAGCAAAGTCATACAGATAAATCTAACGAATACATA TTGCGTCTGCGGCGATGGCACGGTGTGCAAGATGATCGAGGATGACTCGACCACTAACGCCTTGGTGCACAAATGTCGGAAACCATCGGAAGGAGACCTGTTGAGCTAG
- the LOC110374694 gene encoding uncharacterized protein LOC110374694 isoform X1, whose product MESVGYNPEEQQKPIFTLAGETNHTSTTDSFPFPDTRNAGNQDSVMPISALMQGLGGGSMLPQQEPRVADSAPSMSEMEEMMMNIHLNGSTDLFNEDAGSNYFTGYNSSRSDASPTNAWLDSATNNLQISRSSDAIDVFDFLMKSLSSANNFLSTLTREQTFVLKSIRPSLLYEFLQEVAKARSDRRVRRALPNECAFCKNNGENEECYSSHALKDWRGRVLCPVLRAFRCPRCGATGDRAHTIKYCPESPVMGTSAAGLASRRRIPPSTSLLLNAPRSQTGTATPSASPVTSQPNPMSSYTSLWTSLGLQSIQ is encoded by the exons ATGGAATCAGTTGGTTATAATCCAGAGGAACAGCAGAAACCTATATTTACGCTTGCTGGTGAAACAAATCACACATCGACAACC GATAGCTTCCCGTTTCCGGATACTAGGAACGCAGGCAATCAAGATAGTGTGATGCCCATTTCTGCACTGATGCAGGGACTCGGCGGTGGTAGCATGCTGCCTCAGCAGGAGCCAAGAGTTGCCGATTCAG CACCATCAATGTCAGAAATGgaggagatgatgatgaatattcaTTTGAACGGATCAACGGACTTATTCAACGAAGACGCCGGGAGTAACTACTTCACAG GTTACAATAGCAGCCGTTCTGATGCGTCACCGACTAACGCTTGGCTCGACAGTGCGACCAATAATTTGCAAATTTCCAGAAGCAGTGACGCGATTGACGTGTTTGACTTTCTCATGAAAA GTCTATCATCGGCAAATAACTTCTTGTCGACGTTGACTCGCGAACAGACGTTTGTACTGAAATCCATTCGGCCCAGTCTGCTCTATGAATTCTTGCAAGAAGTCGCGAAGGCTCGCAGTGACCGGCGCGTTCGCCGCGCTTTGCCTAAC GAATGTGCTTTCTGCAAGAATAATGGAGAAAACGAAGAGTGCTACTCTTCACACGCTTTGAAGGATTGGCGCGGTCGCGTCTTGTGCCCAGTATTGCGCGCGTTCCGCTGTCCTCGCTGCGGCGCCACCGGCGATAGGGCCCACACAATTAAATACTGCCCGGAGAGCCCTGTCATGG GTACAAGTGCCGCGGGCCTGGCATCCCGTCGCCGTATTCCGCCATCCACGTCACTGCTGTTGAATGCTCCGCGCAGTCAGACGGGCACGGCCACACCTTCAGCCTCACCCGTCACGTCACAGCCCAACCCTATGTCGTCGTACACATCTCTCTGGACCAGCTTAGGTCTTCAATCAATTCAATGA
- the LOC110374694 gene encoding uncharacterized protein LOC110374694 isoform X2, translated as MAHLRCSSPFRLRPTDKDSFPFPDTRNAGNQDSVMPISALMQGLGGGSMLPQQEPRVADSAPSMSEMEEMMMNIHLNGSTDLFNEDAGSNYFTGYNSSRSDASPTNAWLDSATNNLQISRSSDAIDVFDFLMKSLSSANNFLSTLTREQTFVLKSIRPSLLYEFLQEVAKARSDRRVRRALPNECAFCKNNGENEECYSSHALKDWRGRVLCPVLRAFRCPRCGATGDRAHTIKYCPESPVMGTSAAGLASRRRIPPSTSLLLNAPRSQTGTATPSASPVTSQPNPMSSYTSLWTSLGLQSIQ; from the exons ATGGCACATCTTCGTTGTAGCAGCCCCTTTCGTCTTCGGCCTACGGATAAA GATAGCTTCCCGTTTCCGGATACTAGGAACGCAGGCAATCAAGATAGTGTGATGCCCATTTCTGCACTGATGCAGGGACTCGGCGGTGGTAGCATGCTGCCTCAGCAGGAGCCAAGAGTTGCCGATTCAG CACCATCAATGTCAGAAATGgaggagatgatgatgaatattcaTTTGAACGGATCAACGGACTTATTCAACGAAGACGCCGGGAGTAACTACTTCACAG GTTACAATAGCAGCCGTTCTGATGCGTCACCGACTAACGCTTGGCTCGACAGTGCGACCAATAATTTGCAAATTTCCAGAAGCAGTGACGCGATTGACGTGTTTGACTTTCTCATGAAAA GTCTATCATCGGCAAATAACTTCTTGTCGACGTTGACTCGCGAACAGACGTTTGTACTGAAATCCATTCGGCCCAGTCTGCTCTATGAATTCTTGCAAGAAGTCGCGAAGGCTCGCAGTGACCGGCGCGTTCGCCGCGCTTTGCCTAAC GAATGTGCTTTCTGCAAGAATAATGGAGAAAACGAAGAGTGCTACTCTTCACACGCTTTGAAGGATTGGCGCGGTCGCGTCTTGTGCCCAGTATTGCGCGCGTTCCGCTGTCCTCGCTGCGGCGCCACCGGCGATAGGGCCCACACAATTAAATACTGCCCGGAGAGCCCTGTCATGG GTACAAGTGCCGCGGGCCTGGCATCCCGTCGCCGTATTCCGCCATCCACGTCACTGCTGTTGAATGCTCCGCGCAGTCAGACGGGCACGGCCACACCTTCAGCCTCACCCGTCACGTCACAGCCCAACCCTATGTCGTCGTACACATCTCTCTGGACCAGCTTAGGTCTTCAATCAATTCAATGA
- the LOC110374755 gene encoding transcription elongation factor SPT4 yields MSLETVPKDLRGLRACLVCSLIKTFDQFEYDGCDNCDEFLRMKNNKDNVYDCTSNNFDGMIAVMSPEDSWVCKWQRINRFCKGVYAISVSGRLPAGVIREMKSRGYVYRPRDTSQR; encoded by the exons ATGTCGCTGGAAACCGTACCAAAAGATCTCCGAGGGTTACGGGCTTGTTTAGTGTGCTCTCTAATAAAG ACCTTCGATCAATTTGAATACGATGGGTGCGACAATTGTGACGAATTTCTTCGTATGAAGAATAATAAAGACAATGTTTATGATTGCACTAGTAATAATTTTGATGG AATGATTGCTGTGATGAGTCCTGAAGATAGTTGGGTGTGCAAATGGCAACGCATAA atcGATTTTGCAAAGGGGTGTATGCCATATCGGTTTCTGGCCGATTACCAGCTGGTGTCATCAGAGAGATGAAGAGCCGAGGCTATGTGTACAGGCCCAGAGACACCAGTCAGAGATAA
- the LOC110374756 gene encoding TP53-regulated inhibitor of apoptosis 1 has translation MNSIGEECTELKKKYDDCFNSWFSERFLKGDHDDSVCAGIFKVYQDCVKNAMKQQNIDFKEIDKDVLGTDSEYKAPPTGSS, from the exons ATGAACAGTATTGGAGAAGAGTGTACCGAGCTTAAGAAAAAATACGACGACTGCTTTAACAGTTGGTTCtctgaaagatttttaaaaggCGACCACGATGACTCCGTCTGTGCTGGAATCTTCAAAGTTTATCAGGATTGTGTAAAG AATGCAATGAAGCAACAAAATATAGATTTCAAAGAGATTGACAAGGATGTCCTTGGTACAGACAGTGAGTACAAAGCCCCACCAACGGGCAGCAGTTGA